From the Polaribacter tangerinus genome, the window ATGCCGCAAAATACGCAGCAGAATAAAGTATATGGCAACAACAAATTTATCTTATTACGATAAAACAACAATCCCAAATGCGAAGTCTTTTCGATTTGGGATTGTTGTTTCTGAATGGAATCCTGAAATTACAGAAAATTTAAAAGACGGTGCTATTGCTACTTTATTAGACTGTGGTGCTTTAAAAGAGAATATAACAACTTGGCAAGTTCCAGGAAGTTTCGAGCTAGTTTACGGAGCTAAAAAAATGATTCAAACTCTTAATTTAGACGCCATAATTGCCATTGGAAACGTTATACAAGGTGAAACAAAACATTTCGACTTTGTTTGTGATGGTGTAACTCAAGGCATTGTAGATTTAAATATAAAATATGATGTTCCTGTAATTTTTTGTGTTCTTACAGACAATACAAAGCAACAATCTATAGACAGAGCTGGAGGAAAACTAGGTAATAAAGGTATAGAATGTGCC encodes:
- the ribH gene encoding 6,7-dimethyl-8-ribityllumazine synthase, with the protein product MATTNLSYYDKTTIPNAKSFRFGIVVSEWNPEITENLKDGAIATLLDCGALKENITTWQVPGSFELVYGAKKMIQTLNLDAIIAIGNVIQGETKHFDFVCDGVTQGIVDLNIKYDVPVIFCVLTDNTKQQSIDRAGGKLGNKGIECAVAAIKMAAIKNSNTNTESIGF